In Aureibaculum algae, the following are encoded in one genomic region:
- a CDS encoding copper resistance protein NlpE N-terminal domain-containing protein encodes MKLIKISLIILTIALSSCSTKKKISEKKIEETVIDMHNSMNSLDWSGTYQGNLPCADCEGIQTVLILNNDLTFLKKSKYLGKKDTIFEDKGSFSWSKTGQIITLNNQNTEHYFVGENRIWKLDENGNKITGDLAQQYIFNKQNSQLTDRHWKLVELYGQKVDFDKKKGKQPYLILRPEEENKIYGNAGCNRFFGTFELKEGNQIVFSQLGATKMYCPNMETETQFLKALNTADNYSLNGETMTLNKAKMAPLAKFEVAYFY; translated from the coding sequence ATGAAATTAATAAAGATAAGCTTAATTATACTTACAATTGCCTTGTCTAGTTGTAGCACAAAGAAAAAAATAAGTGAAAAAAAAATAGAAGAAACGGTTATTGATATGCATAACAGTATGAATTCTTTAGACTGGAGCGGCACTTATCAAGGCAACTTGCCTTGTGCAGATTGTGAAGGCATTCAGACCGTTCTTATATTAAATAATGATTTAACTTTTCTTAAAAAATCAAAATACTTAGGTAAAAAAGATACTATTTTTGAAGATAAAGGTTCTTTTTCTTGGAGTAAAACCGGACAAATAATTACGCTAAACAATCAAAATACTGAACATTATTTTGTTGGTGAAAATAGGATTTGGAAATTAGATGAAAACGGTAATAAAATTACAGGTGATTTAGCTCAACAATATATTTTCAACAAACAAAATTCACAACTTACAGACAGACATTGGAAATTAGTCGAATTGTATGGCCAAAAAGTAGACTTTGACAAGAAAAAAGGTAAACAACCTTATTTAATTCTAAGACCTGAAGAAGAAAACAAAATTTATGGTAATGCAGGTTGTAATCGCTTTTTTGGCACTTTTGAACTTAAAGAAGGGAATCAAATTGTTTTTTCACAACTAGGTGCCACAAAAATGTATTGTCCAAATATGGAAACTGAAACTCAGTTTTTAAAGGCTCTCAATACTGCCGATAATTATTCGCTTAACGGAGAAACGATGACTTTGAACAAAGCGAAAATGGCTCCGTTAGCAAAATTTGAAGTGGCCTATTTTTATTAG
- the metG gene encoding methionine--tRNA ligase: protein MNTPKRYTITAALPYTNGPVHIGHLAGVYVPADIYARYQRLQGSDVLYICGSDEHGVPITIKAKKEGISPQQVVDKYHEMIKKSFAEFGISFDNYSRTTAKVHHDTASDFFKKLYEDGKFIEETNEQLYDAEANQFLADRFVVGTCPKCGFEESYGDQCENCGTSHNATDLINPKSAITGNTPTLKETKHWFLPLDQYQDWLRTWIVEGHANDWKPNVLGQVKSWLDDGLRPRAVTRDLDWGIPVPVEGGEGKVLYVWFDAPIGYISSTKEWAERTGKDWEPYWKDEDTKLLHFIGKDNIVFHCIIFPSMLKAEGSYILPENVPANEFLNLEGNKLSTSKNWAVWLHEYLEDFPGKQDVLRYTLTANAPETKDNDFTWKDFQARNNNELVAIFGNFINRVVVLTHKYYNGIVPSPNAFSEVDEDTLMMLKKYPQIISKSIERYRFREAQNELMNLARMGNKYLADEEPWKVIKQDEERVKTIMFVALQIATALSILSEPFLPFTSNKLKGMLNVSSSTSTPLGTGSEEMSWNSVSKENVLLKSGHQIDKAELLFAKIEDAEIQIQLEKLTASKKANELENQSVEPQKETIEFDDFTKLDIRIGTILEAVKVAKTKKLLQLKVDVGIDIRTIVSGIAESFSPEDIIGKQVTVLTNLAPRTIRGVESQGMILMCDTPDGKLAFVEPDANVVNGGRIS, encoded by the coding sequence ATGAACACACCGAAAAGATATACTATTACTGCAGCTTTACCTTACACAAATGGCCCCGTACATATTGGACATTTGGCCGGAGTTTATGTGCCTGCAGATATTTATGCCCGTTATCAACGTTTACAAGGTAGCGATGTACTTTACATATGCGGCTCAGATGAGCATGGCGTACCCATTACTATAAAGGCGAAAAAGGAAGGAATTTCGCCTCAACAAGTGGTTGACAAATACCATGAAATGATTAAAAAATCATTTGCTGAATTTGGAATTTCATTTGATAATTATTCACGTACTACGGCTAAAGTACATCATGATACTGCCTCTGATTTTTTTAAAAAACTATATGAAGACGGTAAGTTTATTGAAGAAACTAATGAACAATTGTATGATGCGGAAGCCAATCAATTTTTAGCAGATCGATTTGTTGTAGGTACGTGCCCTAAATGTGGTTTTGAAGAAAGTTATGGCGATCAATGTGAAAATTGCGGAACGAGTCATAATGCTACGGATTTAATCAATCCGAAATCAGCTATTACTGGAAACACACCTACGTTAAAAGAAACAAAACACTGGTTTTTACCTTTAGATCAATACCAAGATTGGTTAAGAACTTGGATAGTTGAAGGGCATGCCAATGACTGGAAACCTAATGTATTGGGCCAAGTAAAATCTTGGTTAGATGACGGTTTAAGACCTAGAGCGGTAACTCGTGATTTAGATTGGGGAATCCCAGTTCCCGTTGAAGGTGGTGAAGGCAAAGTGCTTTATGTTTGGTTTGATGCTCCTATTGGTTATATTTCATCAACAAAAGAATGGGCAGAACGTACCGGTAAGGATTGGGAACCGTATTGGAAAGATGAAGACACCAAATTATTGCATTTTATAGGTAAAGATAATATCGTTTTTCACTGTATTATTTTCCCAAGTATGCTTAAGGCAGAAGGTTCTTATATTTTACCTGAAAACGTACCCGCAAATGAGTTTTTAAATTTGGAAGGAAATAAACTTTCCACTTCAAAAAACTGGGCAGTTTGGTTGCATGAATATTTAGAGGATTTTCCTGGCAAACAAGATGTGTTGCGTTATACACTAACTGCAAATGCACCTGAAACTAAAGATAATGACTTTACTTGGAAGGATTTTCAAGCAAGAAACAATAATGAGTTAGTTGCCATTTTTGGGAATTTTATTAACCGCGTGGTGGTGTTAACTCATAAGTATTATAATGGAATAGTACCCAGTCCGAATGCATTTAGCGAAGTAGATGAAGACACCTTGATGATGTTAAAAAAATATCCTCAAATTATTTCAAAATCTATTGAAAGATACAGATTCAGAGAGGCTCAAAACGAGTTAATGAATCTTGCCAGAATGGGTAATAAATATTTAGCGGATGAAGAACCTTGGAAAGTAATTAAGCAAGATGAAGAACGCGTAAAAACGATAATGTTTGTAGCACTTCAAATAGCAACAGCACTTTCAATTTTGAGTGAGCCCTTTTTACCATTTACCTCTAACAAACTAAAAGGTATGTTGAATGTCAGTTCGAGCACCTCAACTCCGCTCGGCACAGGCTCCGAAGAAATGTCATGGAACAGCGTTTCTAAAGAAAATGTTTTACTAAAATCAGGCCATCAAATAGACAAAGCAGAATTGTTATTCGCAAAAATAGAAGATGCTGAAATTCAAATTCAATTGGAAAAGTTAACGGCTTCAAAGAAAGCCAACGAACTAGAAAACCAGTCGGTTGAACCTCAAAAGGAAACCATTGAATTTGATGATTTTACAAAACTTGACATTAGAATTGGCACGATTTTAGAAGCTGTAAAAGTAGCTAAAACGAAAAAATTATTACAATTAAAAGTTGATGTTGGTATTGATATTAGAACCATCGTTTCTGGTATTGCTGAAAGTTTTAGCCCAGAAGACATTATCGGAAAGCAGGTTACTGTACTAACCAATTTGGCCCCACGTACTATTCGTGGTGTAGAAAGTCAAGGAATGATATTAATGTGCGATACTCCTGACGGAAAATTGGCATTTGTAGAACCTGATGCTAATGTTGTAAATGGTGGACGGATATCATAA
- a CDS encoding S66 peptidase family protein, with protein MNKIFSVFLLFISITLLAQNDSNTSLIKPPSLQKGDMVMIVAPAGIVRDSVGVKNGIDLLKKWGLKVKLGKNLFNQHFRFAGTDEERLADFQEALDDDNVKAIWCARGGYGAIRILDDLDFTKFKQNPKWIIGFSDITAFHNEVHIMGIETMHGIMPLTYKPDSKEQRQALKSLKRAFFGKRVKYRVAESDFNREGTTEGEVVGGNLSLVYSMLGSKSQIDANGKILFLEEVGEALYHIDRMMISLKRAGYFENCKGLIIGGMSDRKTDASEFGMTYEEIILDAVKEYDFPVAFDFPAGHITDNRTLILGRKIELKVKGSKTVVKFEK; from the coding sequence ATGAATAAAATTTTTAGCGTTTTCTTATTATTTATCTCAATAACGCTTTTAGCACAGAATGACAGTAATACTTCATTGATTAAACCACCTTCCTTACAAAAAGGTGATATGGTAATGATTGTAGCTCCAGCAGGTATTGTTAGAGATTCTGTTGGTGTTAAAAATGGGATTGACTTGTTAAAAAAGTGGGGACTGAAAGTGAAATTAGGTAAGAACTTATTCAATCAACATTTTAGATTTGCCGGTACTGATGAAGAACGCTTGGCTGATTTTCAAGAAGCCTTAGATGATGATAATGTAAAAGCCATTTGGTGTGCTAGAGGTGGTTATGGAGCCATTCGGATTTTAGATGATCTCGATTTTACAAAGTTTAAGCAAAATCCTAAATGGATTATTGGTTTTTCAGATATAACGGCCTTTCACAATGAAGTGCACATCATGGGTATTGAAACAATGCATGGTATAATGCCATTGACCTATAAACCTGATAGTAAAGAACAGCGACAAGCCTTAAAATCGTTGAAGAGGGCCTTTTTTGGTAAAAGAGTAAAGTATAGAGTTGCTGAATCTGATTTTAATCGTGAAGGTACTACTGAAGGCGAAGTTGTCGGTGGTAATTTATCTTTGGTATATAGTATGCTAGGGTCAAAATCGCAGATAGATGCTAATGGTAAAATTTTGTTTTTGGAAGAGGTTGGTGAAGCTTTGTATCATATTGATAGAATGATGATTAGTTTGAAAAGAGCTGGCTATTTTGAAAACTGTAAAGGCCTTATTATTGGTGGAATGTCCGATCGAAAAACCGATGCTTCTGAATTTGGAATGACTTATGAAGAAATAATTTTAGATGCTGTAAAAGAATATGATTTTCCAGTAGCATTTGATTTCCCAGCAGGTCATATTACAGATAACCGTACCTTGATTCTAGGAAGAAAAATTGAACTGAAAGTTAAAGGAAGTAAGACGGTGGTAAAGTTTGAGAAATAG
- a CDS encoding tellurite resistance TerB family protein gives MSISDLYSSGAQKDNLSHFANIVQLALADEKLTDSEKGLLEKLSKTFEIGDEKYQEIVKDADKFAIRPPNSYDERIERLFKLTQMIFADDEVTGSEMIVLRRVAIGLGFPTANVETICDEAVHLVLNDEDLEEFTQAIKAVNKS, from the coding sequence ATGTCAATATCAGATTTATATTCAAGTGGTGCTCAAAAAGATAATTTGAGCCATTTTGCCAATATTGTTCAATTAGCTTTGGCTGATGAAAAACTAACAGATTCTGAAAAAGGACTTTTAGAAAAATTGTCAAAAACATTTGAAATTGGAGATGAGAAGTATCAAGAAATAGTAAAAGATGCTGATAAATTTGCTATTCGTCCACCGAATAGTTACGATGAGCGTATTGAACGATTGTTTAAATTGACGCAAATGATTTTTGCAGATGATGAAGTTACGGGTTCTGAAATGATTGTGTTGAGACGTGTTGCTATAGGCTTAGGTTTTCCAACAGCAAATGTAGAAACAATTTGTGATGAAGCCGTTCACCTTGTATTAAATGACGAAGACCTCGAAGAATTTACACAAGCAATTAAAGCAGTAAATAAAAGCTAA
- a CDS encoding energy transducer TonB has product MKKQLHISIPKPCHEDWRKMTPYQQGKFCNSCAKTVVDFTKKSVTEIQSFFIVNQGKKVCGRFQQTQLDTITIEIPEQVLFQQHSFSKIFLLSLLITMGATLMSCNNDGKKQKINQVIVLDSIANSEISIHEKIDSLGANTKVDSIRENKKDTLIEKLSNPPIPPPPITTVGMTVLGLPQPEPQEEKDSIKEIEEPMPFGMIEASPKFKNSITKGYDEQKEEFRKKMTEFINSNLDLNIIKEVVPPGKYKNYTRFTIDSLGKVTDIQTRAKYSIIESEINKIIAELPDFIPATQRHKPVPVKYTVPIHFIIE; this is encoded by the coding sequence ATGAAAAAGCAGCTTCATATTTCTATTCCTAAACCTTGTCACGAAGATTGGCGAAAAATGACCCCATATCAACAAGGAAAATTTTGCAATTCTTGTGCAAAAACGGTGGTTGATTTTACCAAAAAGTCTGTAACTGAAATACAATCTTTCTTTATTGTAAATCAAGGTAAAAAGGTATGTGGGCGTTTTCAACAAACCCAATTAGACACCATTACCATAGAGATTCCAGAGCAAGTCTTATTTCAACAACATTCGTTTTCAAAAATATTTCTATTATCTTTATTGATAACCATGGGTGCAACGTTGATGAGTTGTAACAATGATGGCAAAAAGCAGAAGATAAATCAGGTTATTGTGTTGGATAGTATTGCTAATTCTGAGATATCAATCCATGAGAAAATTGATTCATTAGGAGCAAATACCAAAGTAGATAGCATTCGTGAAAATAAAAAAGATACTCTAATAGAAAAACTATCGAACCCACCAATACCTCCACCACCAATTACTACTGTTGGCATGACAGTATTGGGATTACCGCAGCCAGAACCACAAGAGGAAAAAGACAGTATTAAAGAAATTGAAGAACCTATGCCTTTTGGTATGATTGAAGCTTCTCCGAAATTTAAAAATTCAATAACTAAAGGTTATGACGAACAGAAAGAGGAGTTTAGAAAAAAAATGACTGAATTTATCAATTCCAATTTAGATTTAAATATTATTAAGGAGGTCGTACCACCTGGAAAATATAAAAACTATACCCGATTCACTATTGACAGCTTAGGAAAGGTAACTGATATTCAGACTAGAGCAAAATATAGCATTATTGAATCTGAAATTAATAAAATTATTGCTGAATTACCAGATTTTATTCCTGCAACACAAAGACATAAGCCTGTTCCCGTTAAATATACCGTACCTATTCATTTTATTATAGAATAG
- a CDS encoding YraN family protein, which yields MAEHNELGKKGEELAIAYLKKNGYKIRDINYRYLKAEIDIVAQKKDVLAIVEVKTRSTRDFGLPQDFVNQKKIKLLVMATDHYVVSKDLDVNVRFDIIAIINDKNKFEIEHLEDAFYHF from the coding sequence ATGGCTGAGCATAACGAATTAGGAAAAAAAGGAGAGGAGCTTGCCATTGCCTATTTAAAGAAAAATGGATATAAAATACGAGATATCAATTATAGATATTTAAAGGCAGAAATAGATATTGTTGCACAAAAAAAGGATGTTTTAGCCATTGTTGAAGTGAAAACACGTTCTACACGAGATTTTGGTTTACCGCAGGACTTTGTAAACCAAAAGAAAATAAAACTACTAGTTATGGCCACAGACCATTATGTAGTTTCTAAAGATTTAGATGTAAATGTACGGTTTGATATTATTGCCATTATAAATGATAAAAATAAATTTGAAATTGAGCATTTAGAAGATGCTTTTTATCATTTTTAG
- the mfd gene encoding transcription-repair coupling factor gives MSKQAIVKLYEQSDNVKQIATLLKQENQKLFLSHLAGSSLSFVISNTFLSVEKPYLLIFNDKEEAAYYLNDLEQLLGDKNVLFYPGSYRRPYHPDASGEETDNANILLRSEVLNRINSRKKPAVIVTYPDALFEKVVTKSELDRNTLKLSVGMAISLDFVNEMLFEYHFKRVDFVTEPGEFAVRGGIVDVFSFSNDEPYRIEFFGDEVDSIRTFDIETQLSIEKLKKISILSNVENKKLQEKRESFLKYISSKTVVFAKNTDLIFDSLNGLFEKAKSAFSEQKQVVKLAEPEELFCDGHYIKNQLQEFNLVTFGNKQHGENQAIEISFQIKPQPSFNKQFDLLINNLNENTKIGLKNYLFCANEKQAQRFHDIFKDIDENVKYKTLVFPIYEGFIDNDLKIACYTDHQIFERYHKFRLKTGFSKKQSITLKELTNLEIGDYVTHMDHGIGKFGGLQKIDVEGKKQEAIKLVYGDRDILYISIHSLHKISKFSGKEGKPPKIYKLGSGAWKKLKQKTKTRVKQVAYDLIQLYAKRKLQKGYQSKPDSYMQLELESSFMYEDTPDQLSATQDVKSDMESQQPMDRLVCGDVGFGKTEVAIRAAFKAVDNGKQVAVLVPTTILAFQHFRTFSERLKDLPVVVDYMNRFRTTKQRNEIIKGLESGNIDIVIGTHQLVNKKVKFKDLGLLIVDEEQKFGVGVKDKLKTIKENVDTLTLTATPIPRTLQFSLMAARDLSVINTAPPNRHPIETNVIRFSEETIRDAIQYEISRGGQVFFIHNRIENIKEVAGLIQRLIPDAKVAIGHGQMDGKKLEQLMMAFMNNEFDVLVSTTIVESGLDVPNANTIFINNANNFGLSDLHQMRGRVGRSNKKAFCYFITPPYHMMTDDARKRIQALEVFSDLGSGLNIAMKDLEIRGAGDLLGGEQSGFINDIGFDTYQKILNEAIEELKENEFKDLYKDTSDKPKPFVKEIQIDTDFELLFPDDYINSITERLKLYNELNDLNTEEELNIFEQQLIDRFGELPVQAEDLLNSVRVKWLAKDIGFERLILKKKRMIGYFISDTQSSYYQTEMFTKVLQFVQKNPTTSVMKEKETRNGLRLLLTFIRIDSIETALDVLRKV, from the coding sequence TTGAGCAAACAAGCCATTGTTAAACTTTATGAGCAATCTGACAACGTAAAGCAAATTGCTACATTATTAAAACAAGAAAACCAAAAGCTATTTTTATCGCATTTGGCAGGTTCTTCATTGTCTTTTGTTATTTCAAACACTTTTTTGTCGGTTGAAAAACCTTACTTACTCATCTTTAACGACAAAGAAGAAGCTGCTTATTATTTAAACGATTTAGAGCAACTGTTAGGCGACAAAAATGTACTTTTTTATCCTGGTTCTTACCGTCGTCCCTATCATCCCGACGCTTCGGGAGAAGAAACTGATAACGCTAATATTTTATTACGTTCTGAAGTACTTAATCGGATTAATTCTCGTAAAAAACCTGCAGTAATAGTTACTTACCCGGATGCTCTTTTTGAAAAAGTAGTTACCAAAAGTGAATTGGACAGAAATACCTTAAAACTGAGTGTTGGTATGGCAATTTCGCTCGACTTTGTCAATGAGATGCTTTTTGAATATCATTTTAAACGTGTTGATTTTGTTACTGAACCTGGAGAATTTGCAGTAAGAGGTGGTATTGTAGATGTTTTTTCTTTTTCTAATGATGAACCTTATCGAATAGAATTTTTTGGCGATGAAGTAGATAGTATCAGAACTTTTGATATTGAAACGCAGCTATCTATAGAAAAATTAAAGAAAATAAGTATTTTATCGAATGTTGAAAATAAAAAACTTCAAGAAAAACGAGAGAGTTTTCTAAAATACATTTCTAGCAAAACAGTTGTTTTTGCGAAAAATACAGACTTAATTTTTGATAGCCTAAACGGACTATTTGAAAAAGCTAAATCGGCATTCTCAGAGCAAAAACAGGTTGTAAAATTAGCGGAACCTGAAGAATTATTCTGCGATGGCCATTATATAAAAAATCAGCTCCAAGAGTTTAACCTGGTTACTTTTGGCAATAAACAACACGGAGAAAATCAGGCCATTGAAATTTCATTTCAAATTAAGCCGCAACCTTCATTTAATAAGCAGTTTGATTTATTAATTAACAACCTTAATGAAAATACCAAAATTGGCTTAAAAAATTATCTTTTTTGTGCCAATGAAAAGCAGGCTCAACGTTTTCACGATATTTTTAAAGACATTGATGAAAATGTTAAGTATAAAACCTTGGTTTTTCCAATATATGAAGGGTTTATAGATAATGATTTAAAAATTGCCTGTTATACAGATCACCAAATTTTTGAACGTTATCATAAATTTCGTCTGAAAACTGGGTTTTCTAAAAAGCAATCTATTACGCTTAAAGAATTAACCAATCTAGAAATTGGCGATTATGTGACCCATATGGATCATGGAATTGGTAAGTTCGGCGGACTGCAAAAAATAGATGTTGAAGGTAAAAAACAGGAAGCTATAAAACTGGTTTATGGAGATAGAGATATACTTTATATCAGCATCCATTCACTACATAAAATAAGCAAGTTTAGTGGCAAAGAGGGTAAACCTCCTAAAATTTATAAATTGGGTTCTGGTGCTTGGAAAAAACTCAAGCAAAAAACTAAAACTCGTGTTAAGCAAGTTGCATATGATTTAATTCAACTCTATGCCAAGCGAAAATTACAAAAAGGGTATCAATCTAAACCCGATAGCTATATGCAATTGGAATTGGAATCGAGTTTTATGTATGAAGATACGCCTGACCAATTATCGGCTACGCAAGATGTAAAGTCCGATATGGAGAGTCAACAACCTATGGACAGATTGGTCTGTGGTGACGTTGGTTTCGGCAAAACAGAAGTCGCCATTCGTGCAGCCTTTAAAGCGGTAGATAACGGGAAACAAGTTGCAGTATTGGTACCTACAACTATTTTGGCGTTCCAACACTTTAGAACATTTTCTGAACGGCTAAAAGATTTACCCGTTGTGGTAGATTATATGAACCGATTTAGAACTACCAAACAACGAAATGAAATTATTAAAGGTCTTGAATCTGGTAACATTGACATTGTTATTGGTACACATCAATTGGTAAACAAGAAAGTGAAGTTTAAAGACTTAGGTTTATTAATTGTTGATGAAGAGCAAAAATTCGGCGTTGGTGTAAAAGACAAACTAAAGACTATAAAAGAAAATGTGGACACATTAACTTTGACCGCGACGCCTATTCCGCGTACCCTACAATTTTCATTGATGGCCGCTCGTGATTTATCAGTTATCAATACGGCTCCACCCAATAGGCATCCCATAGAAACAAATGTTATCCGCTTTAGTGAAGAAACTATTAGGGACGCCATTCAGTATGAAATCTCTAGAGGCGGACAGGTATTTTTTATCCATAACCGAATAGAAAACATTAAAGAAGTGGCGGGACTCATACAACGCCTTATTCCAGATGCTAAAGTTGCCATTGGTCATGGACAAATGGACGGAAAAAAGTTAGAACAACTAATGATGGCTTTTATGAATAATGAGTTTGATGTACTTGTTTCTACAACTATTGTGGAAAGCGGACTAGATGTGCCTAATGCGAACACTATTTTCATTAATAATGCCAATAATTTCGGATTGTCAGATTTACATCAAATGCGAGGTCGTGTTGGGCGATCTAACAAAAAAGCCTTTTGTTATTTTATAACACCACCATACCATATGATGACGGATGATGCCAGAAAACGTATTCAAGCATTAGAAGTGTTCTCTGATTTAGGTAGTGGATTAAATATAGCAATGAAGGATTTAGAAATTCGTGGAGCTGGAGATTTATTAGGTGGTGAGCAAAGTGGTTTTATTAATGATATTGGTTTTGATACCTATCAGAAAATACTAAATGAAGCAATTGAAGAACTGAAAGAAAATGAGTTTAAAGACTTGTATAAAGACACTTCAGATAAGCCTAAGCCATTTGTAAAAGAAATTCAAATTGATACGGATTTTGAATTGCTTTTCCCTGATGATTATATCAACTCCATAACGGAAAGACTCAAGTTATATAACGAATTAAACGACTTAAACACCGAAGAAGAGCTTAACATTTTTGAACAACAATTGATTGACCGCTTTGGTGAATTACCAGTACAAGCTGAAGATTTATTGAATAGTGTTCGTGTAAAATGGCTGGCAAAAGACATTGGTTTTGAACGCCTCATTTTGAAGAAAAAAAGAATGATTGGTTATTTTATTTCCGACACGCAATCGAGCTATTATCAAACTGAAATGTTTACCAAAGTGTTGCAATTTGTTCAAAAAAACCCGACTACTTCTGTAATGAAAGAAAAAGAAACCAGAAACGGTTTACGCCTGTTATTGACTTTTATCAGAATTGATTCTATTGAAACGGCGTTGGACGTGTTGCGTAAGGTTTAG
- a CDS encoding TlpA family protein disulfide reductase, which yields MIKKFLLLLLLATTFVNAQHTITGKMQPKGDYEWMILYHMQGAKQNYIGNADIKEGAFSFTLSDTLNVGIYRLVYDLQNQLFIDVIYNNEDIAFTFNPENPNQEIQFSSSEENKLYYSYLNKSAGIQYTLDSLQVAYFSTQNKPKLNALYQKKHADLVETQEQSEKQSKGKLAHHFIKASGRYNATQPIEKPNDYLKSTKTHFFDTVDFNNETLLGSTFITDKINDYIFYLNASDDYQVNNQLKKEAITTVITKIGTNYRLAKDIEEVLLYNFTQQQNVPIVRFILENYYNKLPASYQDLDFKKDVEVKIKTAIGNKAPNINWTINNEKNDLYKLSGSDIYLVVFWSSQCGHCLKEIPVLNDYLKGNTKIKVIAVGMEEETSKPIWQKLILNYPSFINVYGAHKWKNEFAREYGVTSTPSYFVLDANKNIMAKPDTIEDVKAFFEGNK from the coding sequence ATGATTAAGAAATTTTTATTGTTACTTTTATTAGCAACTACTTTTGTTAATGCCCAACACACCATTACTGGTAAAATGCAACCCAAAGGTGATTATGAATGGATGATTCTGTACCATATGCAAGGAGCCAAACAAAATTACATTGGCAATGCTGATATCAAAGAAGGAGCATTTTCCTTTACATTATCCGACACATTAAATGTGGGTATTTACCGTTTGGTGTACGATTTACAAAATCAACTTTTTATAGATGTTATTTATAATAATGAAGACATTGCTTTTACATTTAATCCTGAAAATCCTAATCAAGAAATTCAATTTTCAAGTTCAGAAGAAAATAAATTGTACTATTCTTATTTGAATAAATCTGCTGGAATTCAATACACTTTAGACTCGCTACAAGTGGCCTATTTTAGCACTCAAAATAAACCTAAACTCAACGCTTTATATCAGAAAAAACATGCAGATTTAGTCGAAACACAAGAGCAATCAGAGAAACAATCAAAAGGAAAACTTGCTCATCATTTTATAAAAGCAAGTGGGCGTTATAATGCAACGCAACCTATTGAAAAACCAAATGATTATCTTAAAAGTACAAAAACACACTTTTTCGATACTGTTGATTTTAATAATGAGACCTTGTTGGGTTCAACTTTTATAACCGACAAAATAAACGACTATATTTTTTACTTGAATGCCTCTGATGACTATCAAGTTAACAATCAACTTAAAAAAGAAGCGATTACAACGGTAATTACAAAAATTGGAACAAACTATCGCTTAGCGAAAGATATTGAAGAAGTTCTATTATATAACTTCACACAACAGCAAAATGTACCTATAGTTCGATTTATACTAGAGAATTATTACAATAAACTACCTGCTAGTTATCAAGATTTAGACTTTAAAAAAGATGTTGAAGTTAAAATTAAAACAGCTATTGGTAATAAAGCACCAAATATCAATTGGACTATTAACAATGAAAAGAACGACCTCTATAAGTTATCAGGAAGTGACATCTACCTAGTAGTTTTTTGGAGTTCACAATGTGGGCATTGCCTAAAAGAAATTCCTGTTCTAAACGACTATTTAAAGGGAAACACAAAAATCAAAGTTATAGCGGTTGGTATGGAAGAAGAGACTAGTAAACCGATCTGGCAAAAATTAATTTTAAACTACCCTTCGTTTATAAATGTGTATGGAGCACATAAATGGAAAAATGAATTTGCTCGAGAATATGGAGTAACCTCTACTCCTTCCTATTTTGTATTAGATGCTAACAAAAATATTATGGCAAAACCTGATACTATTGAGGATGTGAAAGCATTTTTTGAGGGAAATAAATAA